The Chaetodon trifascialis isolate fChaTrf1 chromosome 17, fChaTrf1.hap1, whole genome shotgun sequence genome has a segment encoding these proteins:
- the ccn4a gene encoding cellular communication network factor 4a has protein sequence MSWLLLWILTAAGIQQAYSQNSTAMPPATAVTSPAVDLYNRTQYCKWPCECPEVTPSCPPGVSLLMDGCDCCKACARQVGEVCNEADTCDYHKGLYCDYSSDKPRYEKGVCAYMVGTGCEHDGVIYRNGQSFKPSCKYQCVCVNGAIGCVALCTESQPPRVWCQTPRRVKVRGECCEKWICDEPKRGRKTAPRHAVEAPPAETRSWHRNCITQTTSWSPCSKTCGRGLSLRISNANEQCELVKESRLCNLRPCEVDITKHIKPGKKCLNIYREELPANLTISGCTSKKPYRPKYCGVCTDERCCIPYKSKTIDVEFECPNGTGFTWKMMWVQACFCNLSCKNPNDIFAELESYYGYPEVMN, from the exons GCCTACTCCCAGAATTCCACTGCCATGCCGCCTgccacagctgtcacatccCCAGCTGTGGACCTGTACAACCGGACGCAGTACTGCAAGTGGCCCTGCGAGTGTCCCGAGGTCACCCCGAGCTGCCCGCCGGGTGTGAGCCTCCTCATGGACGGCTGTGACTGCTGCAAGGCCTGCGCCCGGCAGGTGGGCGAGGTGTGCAATGAGGCAGACACATGCGACTACCATAAGGGACTGTACTGTGACTACAGCTCGGACAAGCCGAGGTACGAAAaaggagtgtgtgcat ATATGGTGGGAACAGGCTGCGAGCACGATGGTGTGATCTACCGTAATGGGCAGAGCTTCAAGCCCAGCTGTAAataccagtgtgtgtgcgtgaacgGTGCCATCGGCTGTGTGGCGCTGTGCACGGAGTCTCAGCCTCCGCGGGTGTGGTGCCAAACCCCACGCCGGGTCAAAGTCCGGGGAGAGTGCTGTGAGAAATGGATCTGTGATGAGCCCAAAAGAGGGCGCAAGACAGCGCCACGACACGCAGTAGAGG CTCCCCCAGCTGAGACCAGGAGCTGGCACAGGAACTGCATTACCCAGACTACCTCATGGAGCCCCTGCTCAAAGACCTGCGGCCGCGGCCTGTCCCTGAGGATCTCTAACGCCAACGAGCAGTGTGAGCTGGTCAAAGAGTCTCGCCTTTGCAACCTGCGGCCCTGCGAGGTCGACATCACCAAACACATCAAG CCTGGAAAGAAATGTCTGAACATCTACAGAGAAGAACTGCCTGCAAACCTCACCATCTCTGGCTGCACCAGCAAAAAGCCGTACAGGCCCAAATACTGCGGCGTCTGCACAGACGAGCGCTGCTGCATCCCCTACAAGTCCAAAACCATCGACGTAGAGTTCGAGTGTCCGAATGGGACAGGGTTCACTTGGAAGATGATGTGGGTCCAGGCCTGCTTCTGCAACCTCAGCTGCAAAAACCCCAATGACATCTTCGCCGAGCTGGAGAGTTACTACGGTTACCCAGAAGTCATGAACTAA
- the ndrg1a gene encoding protein NDRG1a isoform X2, whose product MVLEDSDVEMIVAEIEVSEHDVETPYGRIHCTMKGVPKADRPVILTFHDIGLNHKTCWSMLFNHEDMSEIMQHFAVCHVDALGQHEGANTFSTGYEYPSMDQLSETLPLVLKHFGLKSIIGMGTGAGAYILTRFALDYPNMVEGLMLININPCAEGWMDWAAHKISGWTHAMPDMIISHLFGKEEIHHNQDLIGTYRHHILNDMNQFNLQLFVKSYESRRDLEIERPVPGSNVRTLKCPSLLVVGDSSPAVEAVVECNTKLDPTKTTLLKMADCGGMPQVDQPGKLTEAFKYFIQGMGYMPSASMTRLVRSRTASGSSVTSFDGNRSRSHTSEGNRSRSHTNEGSRSRSHTAENQRGRSHTEGSMDGTANSNVDQAVPKSAEVSC is encoded by the exons ATGGTTCTGGAGGATTCTGATGTGGAAATGATTGTTGCTGAGATTGAAGTCAGC GAGCATGATGTGGAGACGCCTTACGGAAGAATCCACTGTACGATGAAGGGGGTTCCCAAGGCTGACAGACCAGTCATCCTCACCTTCCATGACATTGGACTGAACC ACAAAACCTGCTGGAGCATGCTCTTCAACCATGAGGACATGTCAGAGATCATGCAGCACTTTGCCGTGTGTCACGTTGATGCCCTCGGGCAGCATGAGGGAGCTAACACCTTTTCCACTGG ATATGAGTACCCTTCAATGGACCAGCTCTCTGAGACCCTCCCCCTGGTGCTGAAGCACTTTGG GCTGAAGAGTATTATTGGAATGGGCACTGGAGCCGGGGCCTACATACTCACCAGATTCGCT ctggACTACCCGAACATGGTGGAGGGACTGATGCTCATCAACATCAACCCGTGTGCTGAGGGATGGATGGACTGGGCTGCTCataag ATCAGCGGCTGGACTCATGCCATGCCGGACATGATCATCTCCCACCTCTTTGGAAAG GAGGAGATCCACCACAACCAGGACCTGATCGGAACATACCGCCACCACATCCTCAACGACATGAACCAGTTCaacctgcagctctttgtcaAGTCCTACGaaag CCGGAGGGATCTGGAAATTGAGAGGCCGGTTCCCGGCAGCAACGTCAGAACCCTCAA GTGCCCTTCTCTGCTGGTGGTTGGCGACAGCTCCCCTGCTGTGGAGGCTGTG GTTGAGTGCAACACCAAGCTGGACCCAACAAAGACAACCCTGCTGAAG atGGCAGACTGCGGAGGCATGCCCCAGGTGGACCAG CCTGGCAAACTGACAGAAGCTTTCAAGTACTTCATTCAGGGCATGGGATACA tgCCCTCTGCCAGCATGACCCGCCTGGTCCGCTCCCGCACCGCCTCCGGCTCCAGCGTCACCTCTTTCGATGGTAACCGCTCCCGCTCCCACACCAGCGAGGGAAACCGCTCCCGCTCGCACACCAACGAGGGCAGCCGCAGCCGTAGCCACACGGCCGAGAACCAGCGCGGCCGCTCCCACACGGAAGGCTCCATGGACGGCACAGCCAACAGCAACGTGGACCAAGCTGTGCCCAAGTCCGCCGAAGTGTCCTGCTAA
- the ndrg1a gene encoding protein NDRG1a isoform X1: MDDIQVVESKPLLVDRELPGLREAVQQLVIKEHDVETPYGRIHCTMKGVPKADRPVILTFHDIGLNHKTCWSMLFNHEDMSEIMQHFAVCHVDALGQHEGANTFSTGYEYPSMDQLSETLPLVLKHFGLKSIIGMGTGAGAYILTRFALDYPNMVEGLMLININPCAEGWMDWAAHKISGWTHAMPDMIISHLFGKEEIHHNQDLIGTYRHHILNDMNQFNLQLFVKSYESRRDLEIERPVPGSNVRTLKCPSLLVVGDSSPAVEAVVECNTKLDPTKTTLLKMADCGGMPQVDQPGKLTEAFKYFIQGMGYMPSASMTRLVRSRTASGSSVTSFDGNRSRSHTSEGNRSRSHTNEGSRSRSHTAENQRGRSHTEGSMDGTANSNVDQAVPKSAEVSC; encoded by the exons atGGATGACATCCAGGTTGTTGAGTCCAAACCCCTGCTGGTTGACAGGGAACTGCCG GGCCTGAGAGAGGCTGTGCAGCAGCTTGTTATCAAG GAGCATGATGTGGAGACGCCTTACGGAAGAATCCACTGTACGATGAAGGGGGTTCCCAAGGCTGACAGACCAGTCATCCTCACCTTCCATGACATTGGACTGAACC ACAAAACCTGCTGGAGCATGCTCTTCAACCATGAGGACATGTCAGAGATCATGCAGCACTTTGCCGTGTGTCACGTTGATGCCCTCGGGCAGCATGAGGGAGCTAACACCTTTTCCACTGG ATATGAGTACCCTTCAATGGACCAGCTCTCTGAGACCCTCCCCCTGGTGCTGAAGCACTTTGG GCTGAAGAGTATTATTGGAATGGGCACTGGAGCCGGGGCCTACATACTCACCAGATTCGCT ctggACTACCCGAACATGGTGGAGGGACTGATGCTCATCAACATCAACCCGTGTGCTGAGGGATGGATGGACTGGGCTGCTCataag ATCAGCGGCTGGACTCATGCCATGCCGGACATGATCATCTCCCACCTCTTTGGAAAG GAGGAGATCCACCACAACCAGGACCTGATCGGAACATACCGCCACCACATCCTCAACGACATGAACCAGTTCaacctgcagctctttgtcaAGTCCTACGaaag CCGGAGGGATCTGGAAATTGAGAGGCCGGTTCCCGGCAGCAACGTCAGAACCCTCAA GTGCCCTTCTCTGCTGGTGGTTGGCGACAGCTCCCCTGCTGTGGAGGCTGTG GTTGAGTGCAACACCAAGCTGGACCCAACAAAGACAACCCTGCTGAAG atGGCAGACTGCGGAGGCATGCCCCAGGTGGACCAG CCTGGCAAACTGACAGAAGCTTTCAAGTACTTCATTCAGGGCATGGGATACA tgCCCTCTGCCAGCATGACCCGCCTGGTCCGCTCCCGCACCGCCTCCGGCTCCAGCGTCACCTCTTTCGATGGTAACCGCTCCCGCTCCCACACCAGCGAGGGAAACCGCTCCCGCTCGCACACCAACGAGGGCAGCCGCAGCCGTAGCCACACGGCCGAGAACCAGCGCGGCCGCTCCCACACGGAAGGCTCCATGGACGGCACAGCCAACAGCAACGTGGACCAAGCTGTGCCCAAGTCCGCCGAAGTGTCCTGCTAA